Within the Catalinimonas niigatensis genome, the region ATCCTCAAACAAAATATTTCTTTTGACAAGGTTGCCTGAAGGTTCAGGGACAAAAGCATTCCCCTGATAGCTTTCCGGAAACTGATCTCCTCTATAGATCACGGGGCCGCTGGCAGCGGTAAAGCGAAGAAGTTTTCCGTTTTCATCCAGCATTTCTTCTTTATAGCCCCGGTTGATCCCCCGGTTAGGGCGAATTGGATACACGTTCTGATTGTCAGCGATCTTTACATTGATACTGTTTTCAGGATTAAGATGAGGGTTCCTGTTCATCATATTGGGAGGCACCAGATCGCCTCTCAACTGGTTGGAGTTGGTATTAAAGTAAAGTCTTCCATAGTTATCCTGCGTAATACCCCACTGCCCCCGGAATTCTGTTGCCTGTTTTGTCCACAGCTTAGATGTTATATCATACCGATAACGTGCCCTGGACTTTGCATTGTAATACCAGTTATCCATCGCCCTCATCATTCCATTAGGCTGATGCTCTACATTTCCGCCTACCGCATACACAGAATCTATCAGTATTTTCTTCCCGGGCTTATCATTCTTATTTTCTACGTACCATAAATTAGGAGGCTCAGCGTAGAGAATTCCTCCATTTACCATTGTAATGACCCTGGGGAGCACCAGATTATCCAGAAAAACTTTAGACTGATCCATCACACCATCCCCATTTTCATCTTCCAGAATCACAATCCTTCCGTTGGGTACATCTTCGCCATTTCCTTCAATGTCGGGCATATAACCTTGCATTTCAGCGACCCATATGCGCCCCCGGCTATCAAAAGTCATAGCGACTGGATCTTTAATCAGTGGCTCACTAGCTACCAGTTCTATGCGAAAGCCTTCTTCCAACTGAAAGGTAAGCAGAGCTTCCTCAGCACTCAGTACCGGAGCTGAAGTAAACAACACAGAATCTGGTACCGCCCGAACTATCTCATCACTGAACAGTGACATACGTCCGGAACCGATAAATGAAAAGAAAAGGATGGAAAAGCTGACAATGGAGAGTATAACGGTGACTATTGTTCTTCTATTCATGCGAAAATGATGCGATTCTTTATTTTAAACCTGTATTCAAACAAAAGTGCCCTTGGAACACATCTGCAAACTTCTAATATAATAAATGTTGATGGCTAATACCCAGGGATGCTTGATGTATTACTGGAAAAGACATGATTTTTTAACAAAACCACCAAATCCCTGCACTACATATTTCAAATTTAACTCCAAGTGAAAAGCTTACCATTCTACTCTTTTGTTCCATCTTTTACAAAAGAAATAAGCTACTCACTCAGGTGTAATATCGCTTTTATTCAGTAAAACTTAATTTTTTACTACTTTGGTAAAATAAGCTCTACTGAATAAATTTACTTGTCATGAAAATACGCTGTATGAAGATGCTCAGCATGAAGATGCGTGGTCTGTGGATTATTCTTCTGATGATCTTCTCTTTTGCTCTTAAAGCACAGGATAATAATACTTTTCAGCTTCATCCCGATAACCCGCACTACTTTCTTTATCAAGGCAAACCTACGATTGTAGTGGGTTCTGGTGAGCATTATGGTGCAGTAATCAATCTGGATTTTGATTACAAAACCTATCTGCAAACGCTGGGAAAAGACCAGCTCAACAACACCCGTCTATTTACCGGCGCTTATGTTGAAAAACTGGGTGATTTCGGTATCCAAAAAAACACCCTGGCAGCCGCTGATGGCAGAGTAATTTTACCCTGGAAACGTGCTGCTGAATCAGGTTATACCTTGGGAGGCAATAAGTTTGATCTCAACCAATGGGACGAAGCTTATTTTGAAAGACTGAAGAACTTTATGCAACTGTCTGCTGAAAATGATGTAATTGTAGAAGTAACACTATTCTCCGCACATTATGCCAATGGTTGGAATTATAGCGCTTTAAATCCAAAAAACAATATCAACCAGACTTCTGAAATTCCTTCTGCGAAGGTCAACACGCTGGACAATGGCAACATTCTGGAGCATCAGGAGCGCTATGTGCGCAAAATTGTCAGTGAGCTGAATGATTTTGATAACCTGTATTTTGAAATCCAAAACGAACCCTGGGCAGAAGCACCTGATCTGGTTTTTACCAGAAATGAGTTTGGACCGGAAGAGGACTGGCGTTCACAAACTCAGGTGGTTTCCCAAAAGTCCAATGCCTGGCAAAGAACGGTAGCAGAATGGATTAAGGATGAAGAGAGTAACTTGCCTAAAAAGCATCTGATTTCGCAGAACATCAGCAATTTTGATTACCCTATCACTGATCCTGATCCCAATATTTCCATTTTTACTTTTCATTACGCTTTTCCTAAAGCAGTATATCAGAATTATTACCTGGATCGTGCCATCGGGCTCAACGAAACCGGATTTGCCGGACAGGCAGATTCTACCTATCGCAGACAAGCGTGGCGTTTTTTGATGGCCGGCGGATCACTCTTTAGCCATCTGGACTATTCCTTTTCGGTAGGTTCAGAAGATGGCAGTGATACGGCGTATGAAGCTCCCGGAGGTGGTAGTCCTGCTTTCAGGGACCAGATGAGTATCCTGAAAACTTTTTTTGAAGATCTGGATTTCATAGCCTTAAAACCTGATTTTCAGACGGTATTAGGTTCTCCTGGAGCTTATAATTTAACTTTAAGTGATGGCGAATCCCTGTGGATCATTTATGTGGAGCCTGTGGCTATAAAATCTCAATCGTTTATCCTTGATTTACCAGAAGGTGAATATCAGGCAGAATGGAAAGATGTAGAAAGTGGCAAATCACTGGGAATGATGACTGTGGAAGACAATCATTTAAAAGTACCTGAAGCTAACGGTGATAAAGTAGTGGTGATCCGATCCAGGTAATGCACTTTGCCAAAAAGTAAAATGAACTCAATCATCATAAGCATAGCCCATACAATTGTTATATCTATGGTCATGCTTCTATATTCCATTAAACTTTGATGCTTATCTTTGTAAAAGATGTATCTAACACACAACCTATGCACACCATCAAGGATTACTCAAACGAACATCAACCTGTCTCCAGGCTTTTTCAACAACCTCAAATCGCTCAAGAATGGGAGCAGTACAAGCTGTCTGAAGAGCAAATTACTTTTTTTCACCAAAATGGCTACCTCTCCAACATCAGGCTTTTAGATGAATGGCAGGTAGACCAACTCAATGAAGAACTGGCAGCCATTACCGAACCTTCTCATCCCGGAAATTCCCTCTTTTACGAATTTCATTCCAACGAATCCACTGATCCCAATGCGGTGCTTTTTCATTCTCTGGGACACTGGCGGATCACACCCGGGTTCCATGATGTTCTCTGGAATCCGGCATTCGTCATGGCGGCCAGTCAGTTGCTGGGCAACCAAAGTGTGCGGTTCTGGCATGATCAACTATTCTGCAAACCCGCTCATCATGGTGGGGTAGTGGCCTGGCATCAGGATTATTCTTACTGGACCCGCACTCAGCCCATGCAGCACCTCACCTGCTGGACAGGTCTGGATGATGCCAATGTAGACAATGGCTGTCTCTACTATGTGCCGGGAAGTCATCGCTGGGGATTGCTGGACAAGCCCGAACTGGCCGGGGATATGGAAGGGTTGATGGACTATCTTACCGAAGAGCAGAAAACGGAATTCAAACCGGTTCCTATTGAAATGAAGAAGGGTTACGCTACCTTTCATCATCCGCTGATGGTGCATGGCTCTTATGCCAACCAATCTCCCCATTCACGGCGGGCTTTTGTGCTCAATGTTTTTGCCGACGGTACCAAATCCAATACCGATGAGGTACTTTTAGAGAGTGTACCTGTTATCCATAAAGGTGAAGTAATGAAAGGTCAATTCTTTCCATTGTTGTATCAGGCCGATT harbors:
- a CDS encoding phytanoyl-CoA dioxygenase family protein, whose translation is MHTIKDYSNEHQPVSRLFQQPQIAQEWEQYKLSEEQITFFHQNGYLSNIRLLDEWQVDQLNEELAAITEPSHPGNSLFYEFHSNESTDPNAVLFHSLGHWRITPGFHDVLWNPAFVMAASQLLGNQSVRFWHDQLFCKPAHHGGVVAWHQDYSYWTRTQPMQHLTCWTGLDDANVDNGCLYYVPGSHRWGLLDKPELAGDMEGLMDYLTEEQKTEFKPVPIEMKKGYATFHHPLMVHGSYANQSPHSRRAFVLNVFADGTKSNTDEVLLESVPVIHKGEVMKGQFFPLLYQAD